In Acidianus brierleyi, one genomic interval encodes:
- a CDS encoding ATP-binding protein: protein MNEIKQVLVDQKARLERKFEKEKIIERDIPDLKKYLSHPNVLAILGVRRSGKSTLAEMLLRGENFGYVNFDDDRLAGIKVDDLYKLEKIIYELFGEVEYFLFDEIHNVKGWELFVSRLREEGEKIIITGSNSKMLSGELATALTGRHVNFTLFPFSFSEYLRFKGVKIEKVKDTFTTSSEGVIKRELGNYMREGGFPEVLKISDDLIFSIFSDIVYKDVVQRLKIKRIELFKVFTVNIIKYYSNEVSLSKLSKTLKLSNNTVEEWFNGLINAYVVITSERFTNRPREGMTSPKKVYVIDPSFITSIALDSSKGRIMENLVALQLSRMGEKLFYLKGNNYEIDFLTRDKAIQVTYASGKDEIPKREIEGLNKIKTKEKIVITWDYEDKLGEIKFIPIWKFLLTI, encoded by the coding sequence GTGAATGAAATAAAACAAGTGTTAGTTGACCAAAAGGCAAGATTAGAAAGGAAATTTGAAAAAGAAAAGATTATAGAGAGAGATATTCCGGATTTGAAGAAATATCTTTCGCATCCTAATGTGTTAGCCATACTTGGGGTTAGGAGAAGCGGTAAATCAACTTTGGCTGAAATGTTATTAAGAGGAGAAAATTTTGGTTACGTAAACTTTGACGACGATAGGTTAGCTGGAATCAAAGTTGATGATTTATATAAATTAGAAAAGATCATTTATGAATTATTCGGAGAAGTAGAGTATTTCCTTTTTGATGAAATTCATAACGTAAAAGGCTGGGAGCTGTTCGTTTCGAGATTGAGGGAAGAAGGAGAAAAGATAATAATCACCGGAAGTAATTCAAAAATGCTCTCTGGAGAACTAGCAACTGCGCTAACTGGAAGACATGTAAACTTTACTTTATTTCCATTCTCATTCTCTGAATATCTGAGATTTAAAGGAGTTAAAATAGAAAAAGTAAAGGATACGTTTACTACTTCCTCAGAGGGAGTGATTAAGAGAGAACTAGGAAATTACATGAGAGAAGGAGGTTTTCCAGAAGTATTAAAAATTTCTGACGATTTAATATTCTCAATATTTTCAGACATAGTTTATAAGGATGTCGTACAAAGGTTAAAAATTAAACGAATTGAATTATTTAAAGTATTTACTGTAAATATTATAAAATACTATTCCAATGAGGTTTCTTTATCTAAACTATCTAAAACGTTAAAGCTCAGTAATAACACTGTTGAAGAATGGTTTAATGGGCTCATAAACGCTTATGTAGTAATAACCTCAGAAAGATTTACCAATAGACCGAGAGAAGGGATGACTTCACCAAAGAAAGTATATGTAATAGATCCTAGTTTTATAACTTCAATTGCTTTAGATAGCTCAAAAGGTAGGATAATGGAAAATTTAGTTGCGTTACAACTTTCTAGAATGGGAGAAAAGTTGTTTTATTTAAAGGGTAATAATTACGAAATAGACTTTTTAACTAGAGATAAGGCAATACAAGTTACTTACGCCTCAGGAAAGGACGAAATACCTAAGAGAGAAATTGAAGGATTAAATAAAATAAAGACTAAGGAAAAGATTGTAATAACTTGGGATTATGAAGACAAGCTGGGAGAAATAAAATTTATACCTATATGGAAATTTTTACTGACTATTTGA
- the thsA gene encoding thermosome subunit alpha: MENILFRENTSRRTGKDVIISNITAVRTLSEMLKSSLGPRGLDKMLISGTSDIVVTNDGATIVKEIDVQHPAAKIVVEAAKTQDTEVGDGTTTAVVFAGFLLEQAEKLLEQNVHPTVIIDGFKEALEFSLQISKNIATKINPEDRDYLKKVAYTTLSSKFFSSGKELDKIIDIAIDAILSVMEKNGEYRIDLGNIKFVKKRGESIDDIQLIKGYVLDKEVAHSGMPKYIEDAKIAVIDFPLETEKGEISAKLSINSPDQIKAALDEQAKHIKEMVDKLAAAGAKVVISQKGMDDIGQYFLAKKGIMGIKNVARSDIEKIAKTTGATIISTFRDIDSTSLGYAKTVEQKDVGKEKAIFIEGVKNSKVVTILIRGSTDVSMDEMERSLTDVLSAIRNVIIDPYIVPGGGAFEEELAMKLREKSVSGKEQLALEAFANALEEIPTTLAETAGLDPTNSMVNLRSLHAKGLINSGIDVMEGKVVEDITKLNVIDPLRVKEQVLKGATEAASAILKIDDLIAAAPSRQPPQQQGGYPGYGGGYGGGYPPMMG, encoded by the coding sequence ATGGAAAATATATTGTTTAGAGAGAATACGAGTAGGCGAACAGGGAAAGACGTTATAATTTCTAACATAACTGCAGTGAGAACTTTATCAGAAATGCTAAAAAGTAGCTTAGGTCCTAGAGGCTTAGACAAAATGCTTATTTCAGGGACTAGTGACATAGTTGTTACCAACGATGGAGCTACGATAGTAAAAGAGATAGACGTTCAACATCCTGCCGCTAAAATAGTAGTAGAAGCGGCAAAAACTCAGGACACTGAAGTGGGAGACGGAACTACAACAGCAGTAGTTTTTGCCGGATTTTTATTGGAACAAGCAGAAAAATTATTGGAGCAAAACGTTCATCCTACAGTAATAATTGACGGCTTTAAAGAGGCCTTGGAGTTTTCTTTACAAATATCTAAAAACATTGCTACAAAAATAAATCCAGAAGACAGAGATTACCTAAAGAAGGTAGCTTACACAACATTATCCAGTAAATTCTTCTCATCGGGGAAAGAGCTGGATAAGATTATTGATATTGCAATAGATGCGATTCTTTCAGTAATGGAGAAGAACGGAGAATATAGGATTGACCTAGGAAACATAAAATTTGTTAAGAAAAGAGGAGAATCAATAGATGATATACAATTAATAAAGGGATACGTTTTAGATAAGGAGGTAGCTCATAGTGGTATGCCAAAATACATTGAAGATGCCAAAATAGCTGTTATAGATTTTCCATTAGAAACTGAAAAAGGAGAAATATCAGCTAAACTTAGTATAAATTCTCCTGATCAAATAAAGGCGGCTTTGGATGAACAAGCTAAACATATAAAGGAAATGGTAGATAAACTGGCTGCCGCTGGAGCCAAAGTAGTTATATCTCAAAAAGGAATGGATGACATAGGACAATACTTCTTGGCTAAGAAAGGAATAATGGGAATAAAGAACGTTGCCAGAAGCGATATAGAAAAAATTGCAAAAACTACTGGAGCAACAATTATAAGTACATTTAGGGATATAGATTCAACCTCCTTAGGTTACGCAAAGACTGTCGAACAGAAGGATGTAGGGAAGGAAAAGGCAATATTCATAGAAGGAGTAAAGAACAGTAAAGTTGTAACTATATTAATAAGAGGTTCAACGGACGTTTCTATGGATGAGATGGAAAGAAGCCTTACTGACGTTTTAAGTGCAATAAGAAATGTAATAATTGATCCTTACATTGTGCCTGGAGGAGGAGCCTTTGAGGAAGAATTAGCAATGAAATTAAGAGAAAAAAGCGTATCAGGAAAGGAACAATTAGCTTTAGAAGCTTTTGCAAACGCATTAGAGGAAATACCTACTACTTTAGCAGAAACCGCTGGATTAGATCCTACAAACTCTATGGTTAACTTAAGATCTTTACACGCCAAAGGATTAATTAACAGCGGAATAGATGTAATGGAAGGAAAAGTTGTGGAGGATATTACGAAACTTAATGTTATAGATCCGTTAAGAGTTAAGGAACAAGTACTAAAAGGAGCTACTGAGGCTGCTAGTGCAATACTTAAGATCGATGATTTAATAGCTGCTGCACCTTCTAGACAACCACCTCAACAACAAGGAGGATATCCAGGATATGGCGGTGGATACGGAGGAGGATATCCACCAATGATGGGATAA
- a CDS encoding DUF302 domain-containing protein encodes MIGKCKLDFEKCIEEIKSRILKNGGIIFAEVDHSKNAKDVGLPLDDDKVIFFGNPKAGTVLMQINKKISYELPLRIAIWKENNEVYIEFKMPSEIAKEYGITHDIVKKMDEFMNNVIKGLI; translated from the coding sequence ATGATAGGGAAATGCAAGTTAGATTTTGAGAAATGTATAGAAGAAATAAAATCAAGAATTTTAAAAAATGGAGGGATTATATTTGCTGAAGTAGATCATTCTAAAAATGCAAAAGATGTTGGACTTCCTCTTGATGACGATAAGGTAATATTTTTTGGAAATCCAAAAGCCGGAACAGTATTGATGCAAATAAATAAGAAAATTAGTTATGAACTGCCTTTAAGAATAGCAATATGGAAAGAAAATAATGAGGTATATATAGAATTTAAAATGCCTAGTGAAATAGCTAAAGAATACGGAATTACTCACGATATAGTAAAAAAGATGGATGAATTCATGAACAACGTTATAAAGGGATTAATTTAG
- a CDS encoding Gfo/Idh/MocA family protein, with protein MKIALVGCRGFGRIHLDAYKEIRKEIDLELYVFSRTEEYAKQCMKEFEANGYFTSYNDVINSKIDVIDLVVSHDAHEPMGIAAMKSGKHLMLEKPIGRTEEEGERLISISKSTRKKFMVLENHYFDPSVWKAKELMEKLGEISLIILRNTRFNSPPGWRRNKELMGGGALIDGGIHYVDTLLNLGGEYKEVRGMCKSTFSGLEGEDTSEGIFTFNGPLGVLIYSWATKGDNFPHFEIYGEKGSIIEDYHSRVPGKPYGDLIVEIEGKKEIVKTEKINAVKEEIKGFLNSIIQDKEVPMDPQIALRDLRAVRDIYRSCGEF; from the coding sequence ATGAAAATAGCTTTAGTAGGTTGTAGAGGTTTCGGAAGAATTCACCTTGATGCATACAAGGAAATAAGGAAGGAAATAGATCTAGAACTCTACGTATTCAGTAGGACAGAAGAATACGCTAAACAGTGTATGAAAGAGTTTGAAGCTAACGGATACTTTACGTCTTATAACGACGTAATAAATTCGAAAATAGATGTAATAGACCTGGTTGTAAGTCATGATGCTCATGAGCCTATGGGAATAGCGGCCATGAAGTCTGGAAAACATCTAATGCTTGAGAAACCTATTGGAAGAACTGAAGAAGAAGGAGAAAGGCTGATTTCTATATCAAAATCCACAAGAAAGAAGTTCATGGTCTTGGAAAATCATTATTTTGATCCTTCGGTTTGGAAAGCTAAAGAACTCATGGAAAAACTTGGAGAGATTTCCCTAATAATATTAAGGAATACAAGATTTAATTCACCTCCAGGATGGAGAAGAAATAAGGAACTTATGGGAGGAGGAGCACTAATAGATGGAGGAATACATTATGTCGATACTCTCCTAAATTTAGGAGGAGAATATAAGGAAGTAAGAGGTATGTGTAAATCTACTTTTTCTGGATTAGAAGGAGAAGATACGAGTGAAGGAATATTCACGTTTAACGGACCCCTAGGAGTTTTAATATATTCCTGGGCAACAAAAGGAGATAATTTCCCTCATTTTGAAATTTATGGAGAAAAAGGTTCAATTATAGAGGATTATCATTCTAGAGTTCCTGGCAAACCTTACGGTGATTTAATAGTTGAAATAGAAGGCAAAAAGGAAATTGTAAAGACTGAAAAAATTAATGCAGTAAAAGAAGAAATAAAGGGATTTCTTAATTCAATAATTCAAGATAAAGAAGTTCCCATGGATCCTCAAATTGCATTAAGGGATTTAAGAGCTGTTAGGGACATTTATAGAAGTTGTGGAGAATTTTAA
- a CDS encoding RNA-guided endonuclease InsQ/TnpB family protein, with the protein MSDVGLRFRAYADEQTLRALKAQLRLASEVYNTLRWADAYFHERDGKGLTKTELRQLALDLRKQDGQYKQLYSQTVQQIADRFYDARQRFFDGLARYPKEKKAHKWYSLVYPQSGWKVLKVREIRTKSKKNKKKVITLQLSNLGIFNVIVHRDFPLEKVKRVVIKLTPSGRVYVTFVVDQEYPQLPKTNKVVAVDVGVEKLLTTSDGEYVPNQRPYEKALNKMKKLHKALSRKKFLSHNWFKAKIRLARAHEHLKNLRKDMYMKLGKYFAEHYDVLVMEDIRVKQLVGKSLRRLRMRLHDVAIHELRSIMEYQLGKYGKKLTLVDPAFTSMTCARCGHVKKDLTLADRVFVCPKCGWVVDRDYNASLNILRRSGSERPLVPVELRPLPLASLGFEAGSHVR; encoded by the coding sequence ATGTCTGACGTAGGGTTACGCTTCAGAGCTTACGCTGACGAACAAACATTGAGGGCGTTAAAAGCCCAGTTGAGGTTAGCGTCAGAAGTATACAACACCCTACGTTGGGCAGATGCGTATTTTCATGAAAGAGATGGAAAAGGACTCACTAAGACGGAGTTGAGGCAACTAGCTCTTGACCTGAGAAAACAGGATGGGCAATACAAACAACTTTACTCACAAACTGTCCAACAAATTGCAGACCGCTTCTACGACGCTAGACAGAGGTTCTTCGATGGGTTAGCACGTTACCCAAAGGAAAAGAAAGCACACAAGTGGTACTCCCTCGTCTACCCTCAATCAGGTTGGAAAGTCCTGAAGGTGAGAGAAATAAGGACGAAGAGCAAGAAGAACAAGAAGAAGGTAATAACGCTTCAGCTGTCAAACCTAGGGATCTTCAACGTTATTGTTCATAGGGACTTCCCACTGGAAAAAGTAAAGAGGGTAGTAATCAAGTTAACACCATCAGGGAGAGTTTACGTCACGTTCGTTGTGGATCAAGAGTATCCTCAACTCCCCAAGACAAACAAAGTTGTTGCTGTGGATGTTGGTGTAGAGAAACTTCTCACTACCTCTGACGGGGAATATGTCCCCAACCAGAGGCCTTATGAGAAGGCACTCAACAAGATGAAGAAGCTTCATAAAGCTCTCTCACGGAAGAAGTTCTTGTCACACAACTGGTTTAAGGCAAAGATTCGTCTAGCGAGGGCTCACGAACACTTGAAGAACCTTAGGAAGGACATGTACATGAAACTTGGTAAGTATTTTGCTGAGCATTATGATGTTCTCGTAATGGAGGACATTCGCGTTAAGCAACTTGTTGGTAAGTCTCTCAGAAGGCTGAGGATGAGGTTACACGATGTTGCTATTCATGAGCTTAGGAGTATCATGGAGTATCAACTTGGGAAGTACGGTAAGAAACTTACTCTAGTGGATCCTGCTTTTACTTCAATGACTTGTGCTAGGTGCGGGCATGTTAAGAAAGATTTGACGTTGGCTGATCGTGTGTTTGTCTGTCCCAAGTGCGGTTGGGTCGTTGATCGTGATTATAATGCTTCCCTCAACATACTGAGAAGATCGGGGTCGGAACGACCCTTAGTGCCTGTGGAGCTGAGACCTCTACCTTTGGCAAGCCTCGGCTTTGAAGCAGGAAGCCACGTCCGTTAG
- a CDS encoding nucleotidyltransferase domain-containing protein, with the protein MLEQLCSAYSKFNPKIVVLFGSYARGDYTDQSDIDVLIVSDVFPRDPREGFAMAYNIEYPKVMPVAMNTQVFLKKLEEGSTFILEIIEDGKILCGDEVFMKGVLEKYNEVRKRFKRKGKVWERIQL; encoded by the coding sequence TTGTTGGAGCAACTGTGTAGCGCATATTCTAAGTTTAATCCAAAAATAGTTGTTCTCTTTGGCTCTTATGCTAGGGGAGATTATACCGATCAAAGCGATATTGATGTGCTGATAGTTTCTGATGTTTTCCCACGTGATCCTAGAGAAGGTTTTGCTATGGCTTATAACATAGAATATCCTAAAGTTATGCCTGTGGCTATGAATACTCAGGTTTTTCTAAAGAAATTAGAAGAAGGTTCTACGTTCATTTTAGAAATTATTGAGGACGGAAAAATATTATGCGGTGACGAGGTATTTATGAAAGGAGTTCTTGAAAAATATAATGAAGTTAGGAAAAGATTTAAGAGAAAAGGAAAAGTATGGGAGCGAATTCAATTATAG
- a CDS encoding HEPN domain-containing protein, producing MVSRYYDWLRQAERNLKSAEINFENGLYEETCYEAQQVAEKSVKSLLNYFHKEMRGHSITFLLQSLSISVPEEVLKCAQELDKNYIPSRYPDAYDQGAPVDYYSKDDAMSCLNCGKKILTWVKGIVGATV from the coding sequence GTGGTAAGCAGATATTATGATTGGCTAAGACAAGCAGAGAGAAACCTTAAGTCTGCAGAAATTAACTTTGAGAATGGACTTTATGAAGAAACTTGCTATGAAGCGCAGCAAGTTGCAGAAAAATCTGTTAAATCTTTGTTAAATTATTTTCATAAAGAAATGAGAGGACATTCTATTACTTTTCTTTTACAATCTTTATCTATTTCTGTTCCAGAAGAGGTATTAAAATGTGCACAAGAACTCGATAAGAATTATATTCCATCTCGCTACCCTGACGCATACGATCAAGGTGCTCCAGTAGATTATTATAGTAAAGACGATGCAATGTCTTGTTTGAATTGTGGTAAGAAAATCTTAACATGGGTGAAGGGTATTGTTGGAGCAACTGTGTAG
- a CDS encoding DsrE family protein codes for MKKVAYIALTNLAQYILVNMVIPQLEEGRHNVEVKGIFFVHDNVYMLTKNTDTAERLRKLHEKGIYLQACDQCTYMRNLANSLIDEAKIGCFPDFYSAVGDADLIITI; via the coding sequence ATGAAGAAAGTAGCGTATATTGCGTTAACCAATTTAGCACAATATATCCTAGTGAATATGGTAATTCCTCAATTAGAGGAAGGGAGACATAACGTAGAAGTTAAAGGAATATTCTTTGTTCATGATAACGTATACATGCTAACAAAGAATACTGACACTGCTGAAAGATTGAGAAAACTTCATGAGAAAGGAATATATTTGCAAGCTTGCGACCAGTGTACTTATATGAGGAACTTAGCTAACTCCCTAATTGATGAAGCGAAGATAGGCTGTTTTCCAGATTTCTATTCCGCAGTAGGTGATGCAGACTTAATAATAACTATTTAG
- a CDS encoding helix-turn-helix transcriptional regulator has product MLALLIAFDVTLGGIAFLITKDLMEKRSKKETKANDIIITEGLNERDNKVLEAIKEGARNLSEVIKYTGLPKSTAYRAVQKLVKEGYITIKRENGENVYLLKEKS; this is encoded by the coding sequence ATGTTAGCACTGCTAATAGCCTTCGACGTCACATTAGGAGGAATAGCTTTCCTAATTACTAAAGATTTAATGGAGAAGAGATCTAAAAAAGAAACAAAAGCTAATGACATAATAATAACAGAAGGACTTAATGAAAGAGATAATAAAGTACTGGAAGCTATAAAAGAAGGAGCAAGAAATCTTTCAGAAGTAATAAAATATACAGGACTACCTAAATCTACAGCATATAGAGCAGTTCAAAAACTAGTCAAAGAAGGATATATTACAATAAAAAGAGAAAATGGAGAAAACGTATATTTATTAAAAGAAAAATCATGA
- a CDS encoding AsnC family protein — MQLLQYRNEFSKLLYYIQRFGDLNPSIIGAISGIKNSQKLISELKSKYTFRAYPVIRESILGLKKYVATLYFKKYISLKDINYIFDGTLNYAMRDLLKPNVLNLSIYYNSNVNFIRVLENLIDQGLIYYYELNKVEDISIYPFDYSQFNYDLKEFEGIGENEIVPFELVDLSDDFKPDYYDIVILGKKQARTDFSLKDISSFLKIPFKEALKHYQSHVIGKGLISAYIVMLTIPDYRLIVKFRDEDVLNYLTRIPEFYSAFKLDDDSYIGHIRGRNSTLIKYLEFISEARRKFDDDITVNIHPADKDHIYTASIPYEHYENGKWEFNPEVMIMRAEKIAS; from the coding sequence GTGCAATTGCTTCAATATAGAAATGAATTTTCAAAGCTTCTTTATTACATTCAGCGATTTGGTGATCTTAATCCTTCCATAATAGGAGCAATATCTGGAATTAAAAATTCTCAAAAACTCATTTCAGAATTAAAGTCTAAGTATACCTTTAGAGCTTATCCCGTCATTAGAGAAAGTATACTTGGTTTGAAAAAATATGTTGCAACATTATATTTTAAAAAATATATTTCGTTGAAAGATATTAATTATATCTTTGACGGTACTTTGAATTACGCAATGAGAGATTTACTGAAACCTAATGTTTTGAACTTATCAATATACTATAATTCCAATGTCAATTTTATCCGGGTATTAGAGAATTTGATAGATCAAGGTTTAATATATTATTACGAGTTAAATAAAGTAGAAGATATTTCAATTTATCCCTTTGACTATTCTCAGTTTAACTATGATTTAAAAGAATTCGAAGGAATTGGAGAAAATGAGATAGTTCCCTTTGAGCTAGTTGATTTGTCAGATGATTTTAAACCTGACTATTACGATATAGTAATTTTAGGAAAGAAACAAGCAAGAACTGATTTTTCATTAAAGGACATATCTTCATTTCTTAAGATACCATTTAAAGAGGCATTAAAACATTATCAAAGTCACGTTATAGGTAAAGGTCTTATATCAGCCTATATCGTAATGTTAACAATTCCAGATTATAGGTTAATAGTGAAATTTAGGGATGAAGATGTTTTAAATTACCTTACCAGAATTCCAGAATTTTATTCGGCATTTAAGTTGGATGACGATAGTTATATTGGTCATATACGTGGAAGAAACTCCACGCTAATAAAATATTTAGAGTTCATATCTGAAGCTAGAAGGAAATTTGACGATGATATAACTGTGAATATTCATCCTGCAGATAAGGACCATATTTATACTGCCTCAATTCCTTATGAGCATTATGAAAATGGAAAGTGGGAATTTAATCCAGAAGTTATGATTATGAGGGCTGAAAAGATAGCTTCATGA
- a CDS encoding aldo/keto reductase, with amino-acid sequence MKLCGKEASPVGLGTWKMGGGYWTPDYSKDDLYVSIIKYAIEKGINVIDTAEMYGGGHTEELVGRAIKDFDREKIIIITKVWPSHLKFHDVIESVKASLKRLNSEYIDLYLIHWPNPEVEIEETMRAMEKLVNEGIVRCVGVSNFSVELMKEAQSFYKIEANEIEYNLHHLEPEKDVIPYCESNGIKVIAYSPLAQGRVLSDKRVIDLAKKYGRTPAQIALNYLIRRSIPIPKASKPEHVDEIVSSWNFQLDKKDIEALK; translated from the coding sequence ATGAAACTATGTGGTAAGGAAGCAAGTCCAGTAGGTTTGGGGACATGGAAAATGGGTGGAGGATATTGGACTCCAGATTATTCTAAAGACGACTTATATGTTTCTATAATAAAATACGCTATCGAGAAGGGAATTAACGTTATAGATACTGCTGAAATGTACGGTGGAGGACACACTGAAGAATTAGTTGGGAGGGCAATAAAGGATTTTGATAGAGAGAAAATTATAATAATAACTAAGGTTTGGCCTTCACACTTAAAATTTCACGACGTTATAGAATCTGTAAAGGCGAGTTTAAAAAGGCTAAACAGTGAATATATTGATCTCTATTTAATTCATTGGCCTAATCCTGAAGTTGAAATTGAAGAGACAATGAGAGCTATGGAAAAACTTGTTAACGAAGGGATAGTAAGATGCGTTGGAGTTAGTAATTTTTCAGTTGAATTAATGAAGGAGGCTCAGAGTTTTTACAAAATTGAGGCTAATGAAATAGAATATAATCTTCATCATTTAGAGCCTGAAAAGGACGTTATTCCGTATTGTGAAAGTAATGGAATTAAGGTTATAGCTTACTCTCCATTAGCTCAGGGAAGAGTACTCTCCGATAAAAGGGTAATAGATCTAGCTAAAAAATATGGAAGAACCCCTGCACAGATAGCGTTAAATTACCTCATAAGGAGATCTATACCTATACCAAAAGCTTCTAAGCCTGAACATGTAGATGAAATAGTTTCTTCTTGGAATTTTCAATTAGATAAAAAGGACATTGAAGCTCTTAAATGA
- a CDS encoding PaREP1 family protein, protein MKKQKMENNSMSLDEVIKKLEKKGINVTEALLDILSKEDPEESSKERINLAEKYMKESEDYIEKGDAVQASEKAYKVAEEIVKALAEKFRTEEYEEFLKEGRWYTYLLGKASKSLSKKLGYWILDGWNAGYDLHVWGFHERKYSIEDIKVSLKKIEEMLMESKKIV, encoded by the coding sequence ATGAAGAAGCAAAAAATGGAAAACAATAGTATGTCGCTAGACGAGGTAATTAAGAAATTGGAGAAAAAAGGTATTAATGTCACAGAAGCCTTGCTCGACATTTTGAGTAAGGAAGATCCAGAGGAGAGCAGTAAAGAAAGGATAAATTTAGCTGAAAAATACATGAAAGAGAGTGAAGATTACATAGAAAAAGGTGATGCAGTTCAAGCATCGGAAAAGGCTTACAAGGTTGCTGAAGAGATCGTAAAAGCTTTAGCTGAAAAATTTAGGACTGAGGAATATGAAGAATTCCTGAAAGAAGGAAGATGGTATACTTACTTACTAGGTAAGGCAAGTAAATCGCTTTCTAAAAAGCTTGGTTATTGGATTTTAGATGGCTGGAATGCAGGTTACGATTTGCACGTATGGGGATTTCACGAGAGGAAGTATTCCATAGAAGACATTAAGGTTTCTTTAAAGAAGATAGAAGAAATGCTTATGGAATCAAAGAAAATAGTATAA
- a CDS encoding AAA family ATPase — protein sequence MEIATFKGEQWSWFKATKSRGKLIISDKELVEWLYSHGSSSYLIFGTDIIPSCLWDSKSNSPLLIFDYINRGGTIIWAGDVPFLYKGSKQVTGIDIFNTEILPSEVDTKNTLVGNLLEYPRNKGLRPINNISDIIPISVTSEGKPTAWILKKGNGYFIRLFDIGEVNEDYLFSFPEKFEELKKTFAIKLNVRNLEDLVLKFDKMNVIIGDNAAGKTTILEAISLFSNNNISIDGITYSRNLLQTNFDDALAMIISKNYGRTFTVEYINDMKYFIAKSRLYRVSSDIIFINSRRLTEYEKYVISNWENIFNKRKELSLLLKTIDKSFRNVLNEPFNGVQQLMIEKEDSSVIRLDDLGEGIKNLIVLILLYSIYSPKILLIDDMEAMGLYVNKLEILMNFLLKIIEQDGVKILVTTQSFDVLYSLVKAGAKVFIMGSGKIYEMNNDEAKVRIESNEDPRLISQSLEEILSEGKQ from the coding sequence ATGGAGATAGCAACATTCAAAGGTGAACAATGGTCGTGGTTTAAAGCTACTAAGAGTAGAGGAAAGTTAATTATAAGTGACAAGGAGTTAGTTGAATGGTTATACTCTCATGGTAGTTCAAGTTACCTAATATTTGGTACTGACATAATTCCTTCATGTTTATGGGACTCTAAATCCAATTCACCGTTACTCATCTTTGATTATATAAATAGAGGTGGTACTATAATTTGGGCCGGAGATGTTCCTTTCTTATACAAAGGTTCTAAACAAGTTACTGGAATTGATATCTTTAATACTGAAATTTTGCCTTCTGAAGTCGATACAAAAAATACTTTAGTAGGTAATCTTTTAGAATATCCTAGGAATAAAGGTCTTAGACCTATAAACAATATTTCTGATATTATTCCTATTTCAGTGACTTCTGAAGGAAAACCTACAGCCTGGATACTAAAAAAGGGAAACGGATACTTTATAAGACTTTTTGATATAGGTGAAGTAAACGAGGACTATCTCTTTTCTTTTCCAGAGAAATTTGAAGAACTAAAGAAGACCTTTGCAATAAAACTTAATGTTAGAAACTTGGAAGATTTAGTGCTGAAATTTGACAAAATGAATGTAATAATAGGTGATAATGCTGCTGGAAAAACAACAATATTGGAAGCAATCTCTTTGTTTAGCAATAATAATATTTCAATAGATGGAATAACATACTCAAGAAATTTATTACAAACAAATTTCGATGACGCTCTTGCAATGATTATAAGTAAGAATTATGGAAGAACCTTTACTGTAGAATACATTAACGATATGAAATATTTTATAGCGAAAAGTAGACTTTATCGTGTAAGCTCAGATATCATTTTCATTAATTCTAGAAGACTCACAGAATATGAGAAATACGTGATAAGTAATTGGGAAAATATCTTTAACAAAAGAAAAGAACTGAGTCTTCTCCTAAAGACTATAGATAAATCGTTTAGAAATGTTTTAAATGAACCTTTTAACGGAGTTCAACAGTTGATGATAGAAAAAGAAGACAGCAGTGTAATAAGGCTAGATGATTTAGGAGAAGGAATAAAGAATCTCATAGTTTTAATTTTACTTTATTCTATTTATTCACCTAAAATACTATTAATAGATGATATGGAGGCCATGGGATTATATGTCAATAAATTGGAAATACTTATGAATTTTCTTTTAAAAATAATTGAACAAGACGGAGTTAAAATATTAGTTACTACGCAATCTTTCGACGTATTATACAGTCTTGTGAAAGCTGGAGCCAAGGTTTTCATTATGGGCTCTGGGAAAATATATGAAATGAATAATGACGAAGCTAAGGTAAGAATAGAGTCTAATGAGGATCCTAGGCTAATTTCACAGAGCTTAGAGGAGATTCTAAGTGAAGGTAAGCAATAA